From a region of the Cololabis saira isolate AMF1-May2022 chromosome 8, fColSai1.1, whole genome shotgun sequence genome:
- the tpgs2 gene encoding tubulin polyglutamylase complex subunit 2 translates to MEETKESIVYKGVAERLTLGITRILENMPGVVDVRFAEREPAEKRSLLSWEQKNTCILPEDLRDFYLTTDGFTLTWSVKLDNECVPLGCMMINSVGRLCPLLQPVSLFSLPNAPSLADLDWEESSAESGMASTPVAPHFDTQSRIFELDSCGGNGKVCLVYKKCTPGVVAQKSEIWFLDRSLSWHFLTATFTSYYRLMITHLGLPEWQYTFTPYGPSPQAKQWASLYQPLTFSCDLSQADPAGDSFLNKLDPIMAFKGKAKVPAPKKKQSSQGNSGEGQTPHSRAPDPVQSALGDAFPQRPCISLHPELLQ, encoded by the exons ATGGAAGAAACTAAAGAGAGCATAGTGTACAAAGGTGTTGCTGAGAGGCTGACACTTGGCATCACTCGAATACTAG AAAACATGCCAGGTGTGGTGGATGTGCGTTTTGCAGAGAGGGAGcctgcagagaagaggagccTGCTGTCATGGGAACAG aaAAACACGTGTATTTTACCAGAGGATCTGCGAGACTTTTATCTGACAACAGATGGATTCACATTAACCTGGAGTGTCAAACTGGACA ATGAGTGTGTTCCTTTAGGATGCATGATGATCAACAGCGTGGGGAGGCTGTGTCCACTGCTTCAACCGGTATCGCTTTTCTCTCTCCCCAATGCACCCTCGCTGGCTGATCTGGACTGGGAGGAAAGCAGCGCAGAAAGTG GAATGGCCAGTACGCCTGTTGCACCTCACTTTGACACTCAAAGTCGCATCTTCGAGCTCGATTCCTGCGGTGGAAATGGAAAAGTGTGCCTGGTCTACAAAAAGTGCACGCCAG GAGTGGTAGCCCAGAAGAGTGAAATCTGGTTCCTGGACCGCTCTCTTTCCTGGCATTTTTTGACGGCAACCTTTACCTCCTATTATCGACTGATGATAACCCACCTGGGTCTGCCTGAATGGCAGTACACCTTCACTCCTTACGGCCCAAGCCCCCAGGCTAAG CAGTGGGCATCTCTCTACCAGCCCCTGACTTTCAGCTGTGACCTCAGCCAGGCAGATCCTGCTGGAGATTCCTTTCTGAACAAGCTGGATCCTATCATGGCCTTCAAAGGCAAAGCCAAGGTGCCAGCTCCCAAGAAGAAGCAGTCAAGCCAGGGCAACTCAGGAG AAGGACAGACTCCTCACTCGCGGGCCCCCGACCCTGTCCAGAGTGCGCTGGGTGATGCATTTCCACAAAGGCCTTGTATATCCCTGCACCCAGAACTCCTCCAATGA
- the aqp7 gene encoding aquaporin-7 yields the protein MKDLPSVERGVSQQKRLDVTRPRVWLQNDLVRVGLAETLCTYVMMAFGLGSVAQVVTGRGAFGHYLSINLGFGLGVAMGAHVGGKVSGAHMNGAVSFTMCVFGRLGWKMLPLYIFAQLLGSFLAAGTIYAVYYEAIHDYCGGNLTVTGAKATAGIFATYPAPYLSLMAGFIDQVFGTAMLLLCLMALSDQKNKPVAAGCEPIAVGLLVILIGISLGSNSGYAINPTRDIAPRIFTAIAGWGGDVFR from the exons ATGAAGGACTTGCCGTCAGTGGAACGTGGGGTCTCTCAGCAGAAAAGACTGGATGTGACCCGACCCAGAGTTTGGCTACAGAATGACCTTGTTCGTGTGGGACTCGCTGAAACCCTCTGCACCTATGTGATGATG GCGTTTGGCCTGGGGTCGGTGGCTCAGGTCGTGACCGGACGAGGAGCGTTTGGACATTATCTCAGCATCAACCTCGGCTTTGGGTTGGGTGTTGCTATGGGGGCTCATGTTGGAGGAAAAGTCTCAG GGGCTCATATGAATGGAGCGGTTTCATTcacaatgtgtgtgtttggccgCCTGGGGTGGAAGATGCTGCCGCTGTACATTTTTGCACAGCTATTAGGCTCGTTTCTTGCAGCAGGGACGATTTATGCTGTCTACTATG AGGCCATTCATGACTATTGTGGAGGAAATCTGACAGTAACTGGCGCAAAGGCCACAGCTGGCATCTTTGCCACCTATCCTGCCCCATACCTATCCTTGATGGCTGGATTTATTGATCAG GTGTTTGGCACAGCGATGCTGCTGCTGTGTCTGATGGCTCTATCAGACCAGAAGAACAAACCGGTTGCCGCGGGCTGCGAGCCGATTGCCGTGGGTCTCCTGGTGATACTCATCGGCATTTCTCTGGGCAGCAACAGCGGCTATGCCATTAACCCCACCAGAGACATCGCACCCAGGATCTTCACTGCCATAGCAGGCTGGGGCGGTGACGTGTTCAGGTAA
- the zgc:64106 gene encoding retinol dehydrogenase 12 has protein sequence MYLLDMLSHPLWVFSTALLALVVRLQRRALWEPRSCAVRLAGKTAIVTGANTGIGKFIALDFARRGARVILACRSESRGTAALTEIKKITGNADVHLRLVDVSSMDSVKEFAKRILEEEKALHILVNNAAVSGLPRQMTKDGFDASFATNHLGPFLLTNLLLDLIKRSAPARIVTVSSVNHKKGKVDFSHFHGENLVYFMDEVYNHTKLHNIICTNELARRLEGTGVTANSVHPGVVMTEVLRHYPFWIRYPFNLIGFFFFKSSEEGAASPIYCAVAEELEGVTGKYFDSDCSLILPAPLARDAALAVKDFEVCERLTSKL, from the exons ATGTATCTGTTGGACATGCTCTCCCACCCTCTCTGGGTGTTTTCCACGGCGCTGCTGGCGCTGGTGGTGCGCCTGCAGCGCAGAGCGCTGTGGGAGCCGCGGAGCTGCGCCGTGCGCCTCGCCGGCAAGACCGCTATAGTGACGGGAGCCAACACAG GCATTGGGAAGTTCATTGCCCTGGACTTTGCACGCCGTGGGGCCCGTGTTATCCTGGCATGCCGAAGCGAGTCCAGAGGGACAGCAGCGCTAACTGAAATCAAAAAGATTACAGGAAATGCAGATGTCCATTTACGCCTGGTGGACGTCTCCTCTATGGACTCAGTCAAGGAATTTGCAAAGAGGATTCTCGAGGAGGAGAAAGCTCTGCATATCCTTGTGAACAATGCAGCAGTATCAG GTCTGCCCAGGCAAATGACCAAAGACGGGTTTGATGCTTCCTTTGCTACAAACCATCTGGGACCATTTCTGCTCACCAACCTGCTGCTTG ACCTGATTAAACGCTCAGCTCCAGCACGTATCGTCACCGTCAGCTCCGTCAACCATAAGAAGGGGAAGGTGGACTTCTCTCACTTTCATGGCGAGAACCTGGTTTACTTCATGGATGAAGTGTACAACCACACAAAGCTGCACAATATTATCTGCACCAACGAGCTGGCGCGCAGACTGGAGGGAACAG GCGTCACCGCCAACTCCGTCCACCCTGGTGTTGTCATGACCGAAGTGTTGAGACACTATCCCTTCTGGATCCGTTATCCTTTCAACCTCAtcggctttttctttttcaaa TCTTCAGAGGAAGGTGCCGCCAGCCCGATCTACTGCGCCGTGGCAGAGGAACTGGAGGGGGTCACTGGGAAGTATTTTGACAGCGACTGCTCCCTGATTCTTCCCGCCCCTTTAGCTCGAGATGCAGCCCTCGCAGTCAAGGATTTTGAGGTGTGTGAGAGACTGACGTCAAAGCTCTAA
- the mlnl gene encoding motilin-like isoform X2, giving the protein MSMRGAVASCVVLVCLVALLVERTEGHITFFSPKEMMLMKEREGRKDMEPRSEHDQSEEQLAKMGRDGSPGRTLEVSVRLSPKQLDQVAPVLKEIIHEIVDEHQKAK; this is encoded by the exons ATGAGCATGCGCGGAGCAGTGGCCAGTTGTGTGGTGCTGGTGTGCCTGGTGGCGCTGTTGGTCGAGAGGACAGAGGGACACATCACATTCTTCAGCCCAAAGGAGATGATGCTGATGAAG GAACGAGAAGGTAGGAAAGACATGGAGCCTCGATCAGAACACGATCAGTCTGAGGAGCAGCTTGCTAAGATGGGACGTGATGGGAGCCCC GGTAGAACGTTGGAGGTATCTGTCCGCCTTTCACCCAAACAGCTGGATCAAGTGGCTCCAGTGCTCAAAGAAATCATCCATGAAATAGTGGACGAGCATCAGAAAG ctaAATAA
- the mlnl gene encoding motilin-like isoform X1 codes for MSMRGAVASCVVLVCLVALLVERTEGHITFFSPKEMMLMKEREGRKDMEPRSEHDQSEEQLAKMGRDGSPGRTLEVSVRLSPKQLDQVAPVLKEIIHEIVDEHQKGISRV; via the exons ATGAGCATGCGCGGAGCAGTGGCCAGTTGTGTGGTGCTGGTGTGCCTGGTGGCGCTGTTGGTCGAGAGGACAGAGGGACACATCACATTCTTCAGCCCAAAGGAGATGATGCTGATGAAG GAACGAGAAGGTAGGAAAGACATGGAGCCTCGATCAGAACACGATCAGTCTGAGGAGCAGCTTGCTAAGATGGGACGTGATGGGAGCCCC GGTAGAACGTTGGAGGTATCTGTCCGCCTTTCACCCAAACAGCTGGATCAAGTGGCTCCAGTGCTCAAAGAAATCATCCATGAAATAGTGGACGAGCATCAGAAAGGTATTTCACGTGTGTAA